In the genome of Bacillus sp. SM2101, the window TTCTTCTTAATATTTCATCTAACAGTTGAACTGCTTCTGTCGGAGGCACAGCACGATCATAGACATCACCAGCTATAATTACAGCATCTGGTCGTTCTTGATCAACTGCTTCAATTAATTGATTTAGCACATATTCTTGATCTTCAGTCATATAAACACCATGAACTAATTTACCTAAGTGCCAATCAGCTGTATGAAAAAATTTCATCTATTACACCTGCCTCATTAAAATCTTCTTCTATTATATTCTTAAAAAGTAGTATAGTAAATTCTAGATTATCATGTGGAATCCATATCGGATGTTGATTCATTCATATCTTATCTACTGAACGACCTTACTTTTGTTGTTCAGTAATTAATTCCGAATAAGAAAACAATAAGCTAACTTGCAATCTATATATTAAATATTTTTATAATTTATTACATAATAGTGTTATAATGGAAGTAATACAATAGTTGGTACTCAAGGGTGTGAAGGCTGAACCCGTCATTCCTTATTGGAGAGGGGGTGATGCCTTGACGGTATATGAATCGGTGAGCTTAATGGTCTCTTTTGGGATTCTCATCATCGCGATACTGTCTTTCGATAACAAGAAATAACCACCCTTGAGCTTGTCGGCAAAGAAGGGTGGATTATATCATCCGCTGCCTTCCCCTTTGAGGGGAAAACTATTGTATGAGCAGACTGTTGGTGTTCAAGCACCTATAGTCTGCTTTCATTTTTAATAATATCATCTATCCAATTATAATATAGCATATATAAGTGTAAATTTCATCCATTTATTAGTTCGACTGTTTAACTACCATTCGTAGCAATTTTGCCCCTTATATAAGGACGATGATCGTTCCTTGCATTCCCTTTACTGATTGTTTTCTCTTGAGAGCTTGTTGTTCTTTTTCACTAAGAACATTGAATTTCGTGCTACTTTTATTTACAGTATTACTTTGATTGTTGTTTTTCTTAAGATGTTTTCCACAATAAGAGCTATACACTTTTCTTTCTCTAGATTACAAAAATCATATGATACGCACCAGTTACTCAAATGTGAGTAAAAAAGCACAAAAGTTCACGATAAGAGCCTTTTCTTACTAAGTAAAACAACGTTCATACAATTACAGTTTAGTGACATCTACTCATTTTTTTACGACGACAATTGTAAAAAAATTGTATTGTTATCGTTATCTTATACAATAACCATTAATTCTGTGACGAGAGCCGTAATAATTTTAATAGTAATATCTTATACATACACATATGAAAATATCTTTATTACATAGGTTGTTCTAATTCTTTTTCTAACACTACACCCTTTTTAAGGATGTACAAATGTATAAAACCGTACATAGCAGAACTAATTAACAAGATTCCAGCAAAAATATACACATATTTCACACCAATCCAGTCTGCAAATAGACTTATTCCTAACATAGAGACAATAGAAATAAATTGTATAAGTGTAGATTTCGCAGCCATGACCTTCGTTAACGTTCTTTCGTCAGCACTATTTTGAGTCATTGTTACTTGTGCCATATCACGCATTTGATAAGCTGGTCCCATTAATACAACTAATAGCAGCGCTAAATAAGCATTTGTAATTAAACCATACGTGAAGGTCAGCATCCCAAATAAAAACGCCCCAGTTATCATAAAGATCGTTAAGTTATCTTGCATCATTGTAGATAGTTTATATATAAGTATCCCACCAATGATTGCACCTAAATAATAACCACTATTAATATACCCCCACCATGCTTCTCCTTTATTTAATACTTCATAGGCGTAAGCAATAGTAATTGGGCCAAGCCAAATAGTTCCAACCCATGCCTCAATTAAATCCATCGTAACAATAACCCTTAAGCCTTGATGCTTAAATAAGTATTTCCATCCCTCTGTTATACGGACAACAAAGGGCTCACGTTTAGTATCGTTCATGACAGCTTGTATGTTGATTGTTGCTAATGAACATAGGGATAATAAAATCAACAAAAATGTTAAGCCTAATGTTACATATAACCCAACAAACTGAAGTAGTATGCCGCCAATCGACCATCCAGCTAATAAAAATGTTTGATCTACAGTAGCTAGTAAACTATTTGCACGTACTCTATTGTCTTCTGCTACTGCAGAACGTACGAGGGTAGATTTAATCGGTCCAAACCAACCATTAAAAAAAGAAACCACTGTCAAAGTACTAAATAGTAACGACATAATCGGCATTGTATATTCTTGCACTAATAGCACTGCTAATACAATAATGAATGGCAGTTGGATACTTTGAGCAAATATAAGGATCGATCTTAATGCAAATTTATCTGAAATTGATGGTAGCAAAAATGCACTAATTAACCTTGAAGCTAGACTCAGTATTGTAACCAACGCAGATAATGTAGTTGAACCCGTCTCCTTGAATATTGTCATAACAACAGCCATTGTATACAATGAGAAACCCAAGTTCGTAGACGTTTGACTTATAAGCAATGCATAAAAACGTTTATTCATATAAACCACCTTGCTTTTCCTACTCTCAACAGAATAGGTAAATTATAGCATAGGAATTATAATAAGCTTTCATTAATTAGATTGATCATTATATACGACTTTAGTCTTATAAGCACAGATTATGCTTTCTTTACTTTTGTCAATGGATACAAGCTTAGCAAACATAAAATGATCGTAGATATGTGAGGAACCGCAAATAAATAGTGAGCAAGAAAGCTGGTTGATGGTGTACCGTCAGATATGCTACTTCCATAGTACGAAAACCAAAGATAAATTGGCAATAATTGAAGAAAAGCAATTATGGGTAACATGAAGCTACTAATGACTTTTAAGCGTTTTGACTTATCCTCCTGCAGCTCAATAAAAATAATTGAGCCACCTAAGAGCGCAATAAAAAGTCCCCATGTAATGACCTCAGATTCAACATGACCAAATAATCCTGATAAGTATATAAATCCAACGAAACATGTAAGAACTCCTGAGCTTATTCTTAGTTTACTCAAATTACGACCTCCTTTTATGATCTCCTAAACAATTAATACCCTATATATATCATTCTATTCTGCGATCACTTCAGGCATGAAACGGGTCCCCTTTCCCTTTAACTGTCTCCCACTTTATGCCAACAAACACAAGTATACAGCCCGTTCCATTAAACCGTGGGGAGAATAATACCTCCTTAAGATAGCTAAACATGTGACGGAAAGAGTTCTTATATCCATTCAACTTAACGCTGAAAAACCCATTCTTGTTAACTAATTTTACTGTTTATAGGAAAAACTATCATTATTTGCACTGTATTTAAGCATAGATTTCCAGTTTTTTCGTTTAGCTCTTTTAAAACTTTTTCAACATCCATTTCGTTAAACTAGCTGAGGTGAACAAATTTGCTAACCGATAAAGAGCTCATAAAAGATATTCAAGCAGGGAACCAAGCATCCATGGAAGTACTCGTAAAAAGACATTATAAAGTAGTATATGCCTTTGTTTATCGGAAGATTGGCGATAAAGAAACCGCTTATGATTTAACACAAGAAATTTTCATCAAAATGATGAAAAGCATTCATAGTTACTCATCGAAAGCCCAGTTCCAAACATGGCTTTTAACGATTGCTGTGAATCACTGTCGAGATTTTTTTCGATCAAAAGCCTATCAACAAGCATCACAGACAGAAGAATTTGATGAGAGCTTTCAGTCGAATAAAAATGAAGAAGTGCATTATATTTTTGAGAGAAGTGAGAACAGACAAATGATCAAAAGTGCAATTCATGAGCTACCAGAATTTCAAAGTGAGGCAATCTTATTAAAATACTTCCATGACATGAAAATTAAAGAAATTGCCCAGGTGACAAATACGAATGTCTCAACCGTAAAATCAAGACTAAAGCAAGGTATGGCCAAATTAAAAATGATTTTAGAAAGGAGTGGTTCGTATGAGCAACAGGGATGACATAAATCTTCAAATTAACAAAGAACTTGAACACTTCAGTACATTAGATGATTTTTCAGTTGAGTTTCCAAGTGAAGATGAAATGTATCAAACAATTGATACTCTTAGACAGTATGTGCCTGAAAGACAGCAAAAAAGCAAATTAGATAAATTAGCAGATTTGCTGCGACTATCAACGAAGGAGATATTTTTTATTGATAAATCATTTTGGATTACCAATCTCACTTTTTTCCTAATTGGTTTTTTGCTTACGATGAACACTTCTGGTAATCCATATTTTGCAATAATGCTACTTTCTCCCGTACCTTTTCTATTAGGACTGCTAGAGGTCTTTAAAGGCAGAGATAGAAACTTCCTAGAATTAGAATTAACATGCAAATACAACGCACAGCAGCTGATGCTTTCTAAAATGGTCGTCACCGGTGTGTATAATTTCATTCTCATGGTATTTCTTATTACATTACTAAGTTTTACTGGAGATGGACAAATGTTGCTTACGAAGGTACTCATGTATTGGATCCTTCCATTTACTCTTGTCGCATCATTTGGGTTGTTATTAGCCTCAAAATTAAAAGGGCAAATTGCAGCACCGTTAACAGTCATATTGTGGATAAGTTTCGTTGGAATCTACATGAGTAATGAACAACTCATAACATATATGGAATCTAGACCAGTCATCTTTTATATTATCGCTTTTTTATTAGCAGTAACATTTTTTATATTTCAAATTAAAAAAATAACGAGAGGTGTTTCCCTTGAATTTAACAATTGAAAATGTAACTAAACAGTTTGGAGATAAATTTGTAGTAAACAATGTGTCATTTGATTTAACAGCGGGTGTTTATGGTTTTTTAGGTGCAAATGGAGCTGGTAAAACAACTTTAATGCGCATGCTCGTGACACTTATTAAACCGACTTCTGGGCGAATTTTATATAACGGTAAGGATATTGAAGTGTTGGATGAAAAATATCGTGATGTTATCGGCTATTTGCCTCAGTACATTGGCTTATATAAGACCTTTTCAGCTGAGAAATATTTAATGTACATTGCTTCATTAAAAGGAATTGAGAAGAATACAGCAAAGAAAAAGATTGATGATCTATTAGAGGTTGTTAATTTAACCGAGCATCGGAAAAGAAAGGTTGGCAAATTTTCAGGTGGGATGAAACAACGGCTAGGTATTGCACAAGCACTATTAAACGATCCAAAAGTGTTAATCGTTGATGAACCAACGGCAGGACTCGATCCGAAAGAACGAATTAGATTTAGAAATTTATTGTCTTCTATTTCTAAAGATCGGATCGTGCTGTTATCAACCCATATCGTCTCAGATATCGAATTCATCGCAAAGGAAATACTGGTGTTAAAGGCCGGTCAACTCATTCAAAAAGAAAAGCCTGATGAGCTGCTCGAGCAAATCCAAGGATATGTATGGACCGTGAATGTCCCAGAAAATGAGGTTCAAGCATTCCAAGCAAAATACAAGGTGGGAAATATAATTCGTCAGCAAAATGAAATTGGACTTAGAATCATTTCTGAAACCAAACCAGATGATAGAGCACATTCAGCACAGCCTAATCTAGAGGATCTATATTTATACTATTTTGATCAGGAGGCAACACAGTGAAACAACTATTGCAGTTTGAACTATATAAAATATTTAGACAAAAGGGAATTTATATTGTAATGGTACTCATGTTTCTTCTATTTAGCCTCGTGATGGTAAGTGAATCGCGAAATGTTTCACCGAAAGCAGACACATACGCGACTGAGGTCAAAGAAGAACTTAACACATTTGCTCAAGAATGGGAAGGGAACTTAACTAGTGAGAGAGTAGAGGAAGCTACTCAAACTTTAGACTCTATACCTTATGCATATACACCAACAAGCTCCTTAACTGACGAAGAACTTGCTAAATATAATATCGTTCAACAAATATTATTTAATGATAATACTACGCGTGACATTAAATCGAAAATAACAGAACTAGAAATAAAGTTAGACAAATTATCAAAAAATGATATTTCTTATAAAACAGCCCTATTGGAAATTAATATGTTAAATCATTTGAAATTAGATACCTTTCAGTATAATCAAGGGCCAATAAACACGATAGATTTTGTTGAAAGGTTTGCTCCATATTTTACTGGAATCTTGATGTTAATTGGACTAGCTTCTATTTTTGTCAATGAAACGAATACAGGAATGGATCAGTTAATATATAGCTCAACTTATGGTCGGAGAAAAGGTGTCACAGCTAAAATAATCGCTTCAATAATTTATGTATTATTCTTAACAATTGTATGGGTCACGTTCAATATAATCATGAATTCATATATTTATGGGAATATTGGGTGGAATTCATCTATTCAATTTTTAAGATATCCAGAATCACCATATGCTTTAACAGCCATCGAATATTTCTTTAGCCAAATTGGTATTCATCTACTAGTAGCGATTGCGTTTATGGCGTTCGTCTTAACTGTCTCTGCCTTGACAAAAAGCACCTTAGTTTCGTTTATCATTAGCGCAGTAACCTTTTTATTACCGACAATTAACTTTGGTGTTCCTTATTGGGAATATGTGAAGAAGTATAGCTTTTCAAATTTCATGACTGCACCAGAATTCACAAAACCATTTCATGCTCTTAACTTATTCGATGTTCCTGTATTAGATCCGGTTGTGAACTATCCTTTAGTTGCATTATTTACAGTTATGTTTATGATGTTGCTCTACAAAGCGATTAAAAACAAACAAGTAGCATAATTTTTATATTTATGTGGTTACGAGTAAAGATTTACTTGGATAAATATGCTCTCATTCTACTAATCTATAAGCTAAAAACCAGAGATGAATGAAGATCATCTCTGGTTTTTAATCGTATAAGTTGTCATCATTCGTGTTATACAAGTTGCTAACAATCTAATAATTTATTATAGATGCGCTGGGTAGCCTGTAATTGTTTGAATAGATTTGTATAACGGCATTAATTTTGTATACATCTTCTTATATACTTCTCGATACAATTGATCATATAACTCTACATTATCTTTTAGTGGTTCGAAAACATCTCCGTCTTTAGTCATATTATTAACAGCATCTTCAACAGTAGAATAAATTCCCGCTCCCATAGCTCCCAAAATAGCTGCTCCTAATCCTGATGATTCGCTCACAGTAGGGCGTTTAGCAGGCAAATTAAATATATCAGCAGTTATTTGCAGCATTTTATCACTCTTAGATCCACCACCACAAACAACGAGTTCTGTCATAGGGACCTTTGTCCGTTTTTCGATTCTCTCTCTACCTTCACGTAAAGAATATGCCAAACCTTCTAATAATGCCCTATAAAAGTGACCTTTAGTGTGCACACCACCAAATCCGATCACTGCACCCTTTGCATCTGGTCCTGGATACCTAATTCCTGGAGACCAAAATGGTTGTAGTACTAACCCCATTGAACCAGGAGGAACATCTGCTACTAAATCATCTAATAACTCCTCTACAGCAACGCCAGCTTCATTCGCTAGCATCATTTCTTCATTTGCAAATTGCTCCTTAAACCATGAAACCATCCAAAATCCTCGATACGTTTGTACTTCTAAATTATATTGTCCTTGAGCAGCGCTAGGGTATGGTGGTATCAATTTAATTGGTTCTAAATATTTTTTGGAATTCACATTTATTGTTGCTGTTGTCCCATATCCAACACTCCCTCTATGTGGAGCTAGGCAACCTGTCGCTAATACTTCACATGCCTTGTCAGTTGCCCCTGCTATGACCTGCAAGCCCGCAGGAAGTCCTGTTTCTGCAGCGGCTTTTGAAGTGAGCACACCAAGCTTTTCTCCTGGCTGAACAAGGGTTGGTAACATCTTTTCCTCAACAGGAATAGCCTTCCATTTCCAATGTTTCTTTGCTGACCACGACTGCTTTTTGTAATCAAAAGGAATATACCCAACTTGGTTTCCTATTGAATCTACAATATCACCTGTAAGTTTATAATTGATGTAGCCTGATAACAGTAGATAATGCGCGGTCTTCGACCAAATATCTGGTTGGTGCTGCTTGATCCAATTTGCTTCTGCCTCTGCTTGTAAATAATGAAGTGTTGTTGTTAATCCAGCAAGTCGAAAAACAGATTGCCACGCTGTCCCAACTTCAGGCCATTCTGTTGATCTGCGTTGATCTAACCAAAGCATTGCAGGTCGTAATGGTTGTTTGTTACGATCAAGGTTAACCATCGTTCCCCTTTGCGTAGTTACCGTCACTGATACAACTGCCTCTTTATTTACTTTACCTTGCGCAAATAATTTATTAGAAGATTCCACCAAACAATTCCAATAATATTCAGGATCTTGTTCAGCCCATCCAGGTTGATTTGAAAAATAAGCTGGTGAAAAAATTACCTTCGTATAATCTATTAAATGACCGTGTTTATCAAAAGCTAATGTCCGTACACTTTGAGTTCCTATGTCAATTGCCAAAACCGTTTCATCCATTGTTGTTCCTCCCCCCCACGAATAACAAACATGAAACAGCCTCTAAAAAAATATTTAATAAAGTTATGAGGCTTTCTTCATACCCCTATCTATTTCAGTTCCGTTATAGCTCAAAGAAATGATTCAATAAACGTACTTTATTTCCTGAGATGCCTTGATTACTCATGTTAATATGTCTTAACTTTGTAAATGTTAACATTCGTACTCCATAAATAGTTGTAACACCTATCACAATCCTCTGTTGCACCAAATTTTATAGCACGATTTCCCTCACTTAACTTCCCGTAATAAATCTGGGCTATACCCTTGCTTCCATAATTTCTTATACCTAGCCACTTCATCGTCCCAACGTTCATCATCCCAATCTAGCAATGACTGTACCTCTACTTTTAGTCGTTCAAGTATGCTAATAGCTCCTTCAGGTAGTATCATACCGAGTCTAACTCTACGGAGTAACAGATCGTCTAAATGAACGATAGATTCGTACTTCGCAGCCCAGCGTAATTCAGCCCATATTGTATTTGAATCTAGTATTAGTTCGCAGCCAGATTGATCCAATTCATCGGCAAATGTTGACCACTCATGTCCATAACGCCCTGATAATCGACGGCTGATTGTATCGTTTAAATTGCACTTAACATCTACATCTTTAGACTCATCAGTTGATAGGTCATTCGATGCTAGCGTGCTAGATGGTGTTACTACTTTTAATACTTTATTAATTGCTTCCTTTGCGAGAATATCAAATGTCGTTAATTTTCCTCCAGTTACAGTTAATAGACCATGTTCTGTCCATACACAATGATCTCTGGATTCTTTTGAAGGATCTTCCTTGCCTGTATCTACCACAGGTCGAATGCCCGCAAACGTCGAAATCACATCTTCAGGTTTCAAATTATACGCTGGAAACATCTCATCTAATGATTCAAATAAATATTTCCCTTCTTCAACACTAATACCTGGCTCTTCGTCAAGTGATTGATGATGATCAATATCCGTTGTACCGACAAGCGTTACTCCTTCCCAAGGGAACGCATAAATGTAACGACCATCCTTCTTATGGGCAAAGCTAACAGCTTGTGAAAGTGGGAATCGCCAATGTGGAAAAATTAAATGACTGCCTCTAAGAGGACGCATTTTCGGTGACTCCCCCACTTGTTTCCGAAGTTGATCAACCCACACACCTGTTGCATTTACTATCACTTTCCCATTAACTTCTGACACTTGCCCAGTCACAACATCTTTTACTACAACACCGTTCACTTCACCGCCTTGGTCTTTAGTTAAATTTTCTACTGCAGCATAATTAATAGCAACTCCACCTTGATGTTCAGCTTCCCTCAACACTCTAAGTACTAGCCTAGAGTCATCAGTCCTTGCATCATAATATTGTAAGCCATTACTTAGCCCTGTCTGTCTAAGACCTGGTGCCAACATACTCACATTAGCAGAGTCATACTTACGGTGATTTCTGCGCATAGCAATCATATCATATACAGTCAAGCCTGCTTGTAATACAAATGAACCTAAACGATCATCATCATAAAAAGGAATGAGTATCCCTAATGGATCAACTAAACCTTCGCATTCACGCAGAAGCTTTTCTCTTTCAGATACAGACTGATAAGTCGTTTTGATTTGCCCTTGCTTTAAATAGCGTAATCCACCATGAACGAGCTTCCCTGAGCGACTAGATGTACCCCAAGAAAAATCTCTTTTCTCCAACAGTAAACACTTTAATCCAAGGCTTGCCGCTTTCCGAAGTATGCCTGCACCGGTTATTCCACCTCCGATAACAATAACATCCCAAGGTTCATTAAGACTTCTCCACTTTTCAACGCGGCTTGTCATTATAAACACCCCTTCTATAGTAACTTATCCTTATTCATTATTTTTTCTGGATCAAGTGTATTGCTTAGGGTTCTAATCATTTCCATGCCAAGTGGTGTTTTCTCTGCTTCTAAATATGGTCGATGATCAACCCCTACTCCGTGCTGGTGACTAATGGTTCCTCCATTCTTCACTATGGCTTCACTTGCAGCTTTTTTCAGCACTTCCCAACGTCGTTTCGTTTCCTCTGGTGTATTTCCTATTCGAAATAAGTATGTTGTATAGATACTAGAACCATGGGGATAGACATGTGAAAGATGAGTATATGCAAAAACATTTTCTCCGATATCCTTTAAGCCGTTCCGAAATGCAGTTTCCACTGCCTCTGCAGTAGCGGGAACTCGATCCCATGTTGTTGCAGTTTCTACCGTATCTACTGCATAACCTTCTTCCCATAGGCTATTACGTAAATACGGTGAGCGGAAACGATTTTTCACCCAATGTTCACCCGCTTTTGTACCTACGAGCACACCTCGGTGCTTTTTAATCATTGCTTGTGCTTCACTAAGAGCAGCACTTACATGTTTTTTTGAACCAGTGACGCCATATAGTAACATACATTTATTGTCATCTACACCTCTAAAATTAAGCCATTTCTCTAACAGAGCTATTGTTTTACTGTCCCCTGCCATCTTTAATTGAGAAACTGTTTCCTCAGGTAAGCTTAAGCGCATCATAGAAAGAGGTACACTGTTTTGTGCAATTTCCTTAATTGCTGCCATCCCTTGCTCAGCACCTGGAAAAAATGCAGTATAAAACTTTTCCTCTTCTGCAATTGGTGTTATTTTAATCGTTACCCTAGTTACAATCCCTAACCTTCCTTCAGATCCCATTACGAATTCACGCAAATCAGGACCAGCTGCTGATGCAGGTAAATTAGGTAGCTTCAAGCTACCAACAGGTGTTTCCATCACACCTCCGACGAATAACCTTTCAATTCGTCCATACTTTAATGATTGCTGTCCTGCTGAACGAGTAACAACCCAGCCACCAAGTGTGGAGTATTCAAACGACTGTGGGAAATGACCTAACGTGAATCCTTTTGCTTTTAACGCTGCTTCTAAATCTGGTCCACGTATACCAGCTTGAAATTCCGCCAGACAACCTTCTTCATCAATATGAAGTAATTTATTCATATGCCCCATGTCTATTGTAAGCGTAGGTTTGTCTCCAGGGAGAGCACTTAAATGTCCAACAACACTCGTGCCTCCTCCGTAAGGTATGACATTTGCCTCAACTTGTGAAGCATATTTTAATAGTTCACGAACATCTTCATCTGTTGTTGGATATGCTACACCATCCGGGTATGTTGGTATCTTTCCACTACGAATAGCAATAAAATCTCCCAAGCTTTGACCAACTGAATGTCTCAGTCGTTCGAGTGGATCTTTGCTAACGAGACGGTGATCAGGTAATTTTGATGCTGGAACATTGGCTATAGCGTTCTCTAGCGATATATCCTCAGGACCCTGACTCGTACCCAATTCATTTTCTAAAAAGGACTTTGCCCCTGCTGGTAAGTCCATATTTACTGTATCGTCACCCCAACCGTTCCATCTTCTCATTTGTTTTTCCCCCTATATTCATATATATTTCTACAGGTTTTTAAGCTGTTTTCGTGAAAAATAACATTTCATTCATCTTTTGTATGTTCATATACACCCATTCGAAAACGCTTACAAAATATGATTCAATTAAATACTTTGGCTTTTTTTCCATAAATCTATGCTTTTAATCATTTCTTCTTTGGTCAGTTGCTCAGCTTTATCAGCATCCTCAGCCATAGCCATTGCTAAAAGCTTAAGGTAAAATTCACGTGTTACTTCACGATTTTCCTGATGTGAGAAATACAACCTCCCCATCAAATTATATATTTCAGTAAAGCTATTCATTATTAATAAGTAAATCGGATTTTGTGCTAATTCTGCTAATTTTGTTTGGAGTTTCCAATCAAATAATGTGAATTGCTCACAATCATCTTCCAATTCACTGCTATTTGCTAGTACTGCCACAACCTTAGCAGGATTAGATAATACTGCCTTGTGAACAAATTCGGGAGCTAAAGCTGCTCTCACTTCTAATAAATGAACGATAAATTGCCCGTTAGGCTGGTCAGTATTTGTGATGATATTTTCGAGTGTATTTAAATTCCCTAGTTTCCAAAAATCATTTACGATCGTCGCATGCCCTTTTCTTTTTGTAAACCATTTATCTCTAGCTAAACGTTGAAGTGCCTCTCTCAAAGTAGGACGTGCTACACCTAACGTTGCAGAAAGCTCTCTTTCTGAAGGCAACGTACTTCCAGGGGGATATTCTCCGCTCAAAACAGCTTTAATTAAGGTATTTTCTACTGTTGTTGAGGAATTCTCGGAAATTGATTTTTCTTTCAAATCATTCACCTCCATTGTTGTAATTTTCAAAATTTTACAGAGACAAATAAGTACCCTCATTATTTTCTATGTTATAAATTACTTACTGGTAAGTCAGCAATAATCTTGTGGTCTTACCACAATCATAAAATATCGCTATAGATATGTCAAAGAAAATTTAAATATATGTTTTAGCTGCATCTATGATTCTCAAAAACCTTTATAGTATAATTGTTTTAAAAATATTGGTGGTTTTTATTTGGAATTATTATATTTTTTGTTCATTGTTACGCTCGTACATTTAATTCATGAACTTGGTCACGCTTATTTCGCCGCAAATTTCAAGGCTAAAATCAAAGAGATATCGTTAGGAATGGGTCCTATTATCGTAGCAACAAAAACAGTGTCGATACGACTGCTGTTTTTTTTAGGGGGGTATTGCTTTTGGGAGGAAAGACATATTTTATCTAATTTAAAGCTTAGTGTCATCCATTTAGGAGGCGTTATATTTAATTTTATTACGGCTACTACTATCTTGCTATTTATAAGATTGGTGCCAGATCATTTATATGACATGATCATGTTATTCATACTTTATTCATATTTTTTAGTCATTATTAATGTCATACCATACCGATTTATCAAGAAGAAAAGTGATGGTTGGTTAGTATTAGAAGCTCTTTATTTTGCAATTAGAAACAGGAAAAAACAGTGTAAATGACAGATGAGTACATTCATCTGTCATTAGACGGCATCTCTATTTTCATTCTCTTATTAACAATGACTCTTAATGGATATATTAGAATAGACATTAATAATAATAGGTTGATAAAACCAGCCAATGGATATAGCACTGAAACTAATGCTGAAAATCCGAATGTTGTTAACGGAATAATAAGTATAAATATTAAAATTAAAAAGAGCCAAATAGGTATACGGAATCTTTCTCGTAATCTAGCTGATAATCCAAATATACCAGACGCGGCAGTTGTATAA includes:
- a CDS encoding putative holin-like toxin — its product is MKAEPVIPYWRGGDALTVYESVSLMVSFGILIIAILSFDNKK
- a CDS encoding MFS transporter, with product MNKRFYALLISQTSTNLGFSLYTMAVVMTIFKETGSTTLSALVTILSLASRLISAFLLPSISDKFALRSILIFAQSIQLPFIIVLAVLLVQEYTMPIMSLLFSTLTVVSFFNGWFGPIKSTLVRSAVAEDNRVRANSLLATVDQTFLLAGWSIGGILLQFVGLYVTLGLTFLLILLSLCSLATINIQAVMNDTKREPFVVRITEGWKYLFKHQGLRVIVTMDLIEAWVGTIWLGPITIAYAYEVLNKGEAWWGYINSGYYLGAIIGGILIYKLSTMMQDNLTIFMITGAFLFGMLTFTYGLITNAYLALLLVVLMGPAYQMRDMAQVTMTQNSADERTLTKVMAAKSTLIQFISIVSMLGISLFADWIGVKYVYIFAGILLISSAMYGFIHLYILKKGVVLEKELEQPM
- a CDS encoding RNA polymerase sigma factor, which gives rise to MLTDKELIKDIQAGNQASMEVLVKRHYKVVYAFVYRKIGDKETAYDLTQEIFIKMMKSIHSYSSKAQFQTWLLTIAVNHCRDFFRSKAYQQASQTEEFDESFQSNKNEEVHYIFERSENRQMIKSAIHELPEFQSEAILLKYFHDMKIKEIAQVTNTNVSTVKSRLKQGMAKLKMILERSGSYEQQG
- a CDS encoding ABC transporter ATP-binding protein; this encodes MNLTIENVTKQFGDKFVVNNVSFDLTAGVYGFLGANGAGKTTLMRMLVTLIKPTSGRILYNGKDIEVLDEKYRDVIGYLPQYIGLYKTFSAEKYLMYIASLKGIEKNTAKKKIDDLLEVVNLTEHRKRKVGKFSGGMKQRLGIAQALLNDPKVLIVDEPTAGLDPKERIRFRNLLSSISKDRIVLLSTHIVSDIEFIAKEILVLKAGQLIQKEKPDELLEQIQGYVWTVNVPENEVQAFQAKYKVGNIIRQQNEIGLRIISETKPDDRAHSAQPNLEDLYLYYFDQEATQ
- a CDS encoding ABC transporter permease subunit produces the protein MKQLLQFELYKIFRQKGIYIVMVLMFLLFSLVMVSESRNVSPKADTYATEVKEELNTFAQEWEGNLTSERVEEATQTLDSIPYAYTPTSSLTDEELAKYNIVQQILFNDNTTRDIKSKITELEIKLDKLSKNDISYKTALLEINMLNHLKLDTFQYNQGPINTIDFVERFAPYFTGILMLIGLASIFVNETNTGMDQLIYSSTYGRRKGVTAKIIASIIYVLFLTIVWVTFNIIMNSYIYGNIGWNSSIQFLRYPESPYALTAIEYFFSQIGIHLLVAIAFMAFVLTVSALTKSTLVSFIISAVTFLLPTINFGVPYWEYVKKYSFSNFMTAPEFTKPFHALNLFDVPVLDPVVNYPLVALFTVMFMMLLYKAIKNKQVA
- a CDS encoding FGGY-family carbohydrate kinase, whose protein sequence is MDETVLAIDIGTQSVRTLAFDKHGHLIDYTKVIFSPAYFSNQPGWAEQDPEYYWNCLVESSNKLFAQGKVNKEAVVSVTVTTQRGTMVNLDRNKQPLRPAMLWLDQRRSTEWPEVGTAWQSVFRLAGLTTTLHYLQAEAEANWIKQHQPDIWSKTAHYLLLSGYINYKLTGDIVDSIGNQVGYIPFDYKKQSWSAKKHWKWKAIPVEEKMLPTLVQPGEKLGVLTSKAAAETGLPAGLQVIAGATDKACEVLATGCLAPHRGSVGYGTTATINVNSKKYLEPIKLIPPYPSAAQGQYNLEVQTYRGFWMVSWFKEQFANEEMMLANEAGVAVEELLDDLVADVPPGSMGLVLQPFWSPGIRYPGPDAKGAVIGFGGVHTKGHFYRALLEGLAYSLREGRERIEKRTKVPMTELVVCGGGSKSDKMLQITADIFNLPAKRPTVSESSGLGAAILGAMGAGIYSTVEDAVNNMTKDGDVFEPLKDNVELYDQLYREVYKKMYTKLMPLYKSIQTITGYPAHL